The following DNA comes from Thermoanaerobaculales bacterium.
CGACTTCGCGTCGATCGCCGAGGCGGTCGGCCGCCGCTACCGGCGGCAGCGCGACGAGGGCCGGCCGCTGCCCGACCTGGTGCTGATCGACGGCGGCGTCGGCCAGCTCAACGCCGCCATGGCGGCGCTCGACGAGCTCGGGGTCGGGCTGCCGATGGCCGCCCTCGCCAAGCGCGAGGAGCTGATCTGGCTGCCCGGCTCGAGCGAGCCGCTGTCGCTCGACCGCTCTGACCCGGCCCACCTCGTCCTGCGCCAGGCCCGCGACGAGGCCCACCGCTTCGCGGTCAGCCGGCACCAGCGCCGCCGGCGCAAGACCACGCTGTCGAGCGAGCTGCTCAACGTTCCGGGGATCGGACCCGGCCGCACGGCCGCCCTGCTCAAGCGCTTCGGCTCGGTGCGTGGCGTCCAGTCGGCGTCGCTCGAAGAGCTGCAGCGGGCGCTCGGCGCGCGGGTCGGGGAGCACCTGTGGCAGCAGCTCCACGCCGGCGAGGCGGGCACGAGCTCGCCACGCTGACCCTTCGCGGCGGCCGGCGCGACGCGCTACCCTGGTGGCGATGTACGTGGCCGAGACCTTCGCGAGCCTGCAGGGAGAGGGGACCCTCGCCGGCACGCCGTCCTTCTTCATCCGCAGCTCGGGCTGCAACCTGCGCTGCCGGTGGTGCGACACGCCCTACACCTCGTGGCTGCCGGAGGGGGTGCGGCGCGACGTCGAGGAGCTGGTCGCCGAGGCGGTCGCGTCGGGCCTGCGCCACGCCGTCGTCACCGGCGGCGAGCCCCTGCTCCAGCGCGAGATCGCGCCACTGACCGAGGGTCTGCGAGGGGAGGGGCTCCACGTCACGGTCGAGACTGCCGGCACCGTCGACCCGCCCTTCTCCTGCGACCTGCTGTCGGTGTCGCCCAAGACCTCGAGCTCGGACCCGCCCGGCGCGTGGCGGCAGCGGCACGTTCAGGCACGCTCCGAGTTCGCTGCGCTGCGCCGCCTGCTCGGCCGCTTCGCCGAGCACCAGCTCAAGTTCGTGGTCGTCGACGCCGACGACCTGCCCGAGATCCTGGCGCTCCTCGAGTCCGTCGGCGGCGTCGACCGCGGCCGGGTGCTGCTGATGCCGGAGGGCCGCACCTCCGCCGAGGTCGCGGGCCGCGCGGCCGAGGTCGCGGCCTTGTGCATGGCGCACGGCTTTCGCTACACTCCGCGGCTCCAGCTCGACCTGTTCGGGGGCGGGCGGGGGGTCTGAGCGCATGGGGTTCTTCCGGATCGCCAAGGTCTTCGAGGTCGAGTACGGCCACCGGCTGTGCAAGCACCCGGAGAAGTGCCGATTCCCGCATGGTCACAGCCTGAGGATCGAGATCGTGGCCCGCGGCCGCGCCCTCGACGGCAACGACATGGTCTGCGACTACAAGGCGCTCAAGGTGCTGGTGACCGAAGTGGTGGGCCGGCTCGACCACGCGATGGCGCTCAACTCCGAGGACCCCCATCTCGACGCGCTGCGCGGCGTCGGCGAGCGGCTGCTGCTCTTCGAAGGCCAGGACCCGACCACCGAGGTGCTCGCCAAGTGGATCTTCGACGGCGTGGCCGAGCGGCTGGCGACGGCGGAGTCCGTGACCTCGGACGCCGGCGTTT
Coding sequences within:
- a CDS encoding 7-carboxy-7-deazaguanine synthase QueE; its protein translation is MYVAETFASLQGEGTLAGTPSFFIRSSGCNLRCRWCDTPYTSWLPEGVRRDVEELVAEAVASGLRHAVVTGGEPLLQREIAPLTEGLRGEGLHVTVETAGTVDPPFSCDLLSVSPKTSSSDPPGAWRQRHVQARSEFAALRRLLGRFAEHQLKFVVVDADDLPEILALLESVGGVDRGRVLLMPEGRTSAEVAGRAAEVAALCMAHGFRYTPRLQLDLFGGGRGV
- a CDS encoding 6-carboxytetrahydropterin synthase produces the protein MGFFRIAKVFEVEYGHRLCKHPEKCRFPHGHSLRIEIVARGRALDGNDMVCDYKALKVLVTEVVGRLDHAMALNSEDPHLDALRGVGERLLLFEGQDPTTEVLAKWIFDGVAERLATAESVTSDAGVSYPVPRDLELERVRVWETRTSWAEYVGLSD